The following are from one region of the Rosistilla carotiformis genome:
- the tpiA gene encoding triose-phosphate isomerase, producing the protein MRKPFICGNWKMNTRSECGVALAKAVAAGIPAGSQVEVGVCPPACYLGAVGSSIAGSAVGLGAQNMLAEADGAFTGEVNSAMLNDLGCRYVILGHSERRQFFGETSEGVAKKTHAALAAGLVPIVCVGETLEEREGNQTEAVVAQQIEGSLAGISAEQLPTVVIAYEPVWAIGTGKVASPEQAEAVHAHIRKLLSDKFGSEAAEQVRIQYGGSVKPGNAAELLGQPNIDGALVGGASLKAEDFLGIIAAA; encoded by the coding sequence ATGCGTAAACCATTCATTTGTGGTAACTGGAAGATGAACACACGCAGCGAATGTGGCGTGGCCCTGGCCAAAGCCGTCGCTGCTGGGATCCCTGCGGGAAGCCAAGTGGAAGTGGGCGTTTGCCCGCCGGCTTGTTATCTGGGTGCCGTCGGTTCTTCGATCGCGGGAAGTGCCGTGGGGCTTGGTGCACAAAACATGTTGGCCGAAGCTGACGGCGCATTCACGGGCGAAGTCAACTCCGCGATGCTGAACGACCTCGGTTGCCGATACGTCATCCTGGGGCACAGCGAACGCCGTCAATTCTTCGGCGAAACCAGCGAAGGCGTCGCCAAGAAGACGCACGCTGCCTTGGCAGCGGGATTGGTGCCGATCGTCTGCGTCGGGGAAACGCTGGAAGAACGCGAGGGCAATCAAACCGAAGCGGTGGTCGCCCAGCAGATCGAAGGTTCGCTGGCCGGAATTTCGGCGGAACAGTTGCCAACCGTCGTGATCGCTTACGAACCCGTTTGGGCGATTGGTACTGGGAAGGTCGCATCGCCCGAGCAGGCCGAAGCGGTTCACGCCCACATCCGCAAGCTTTTGTCGGACAAATTCGGCAGCGAAGCCGCGGAACAAGTTCGCATCCAGTACGGTGGCAGCGTCAAGCCAGGCAATGCCGCTGAGCTGTTGGGACAACCCAATATCGATGGCGCTTTGGTCGGCGGTGCTAGTCTGAAAGCGGAAGATTTCCTGGGAATCATCGCCGCGGCGTAA
- the secG gene encoding preprotein translocase subunit SecG, which yields MTALVFASMTGVFFGLTLSFLSLFLILLVLVQRGKGGGLTGALGGPGGQSAFGTKAGDMFTKITSVVALVWIFLCGASVFVMGNARPMVDNAAVVESPSLEGLDVAGEAVEVEEVDAIALPGDAEEEAVAAPADSEEPAMTEAPAVEAPKTEEPKADEPKPEAPKAEETKEEAPKTDEPKAEEANEEAPKADEPKVEEPKEEAPKAEEPKADAPESEESAK from the coding sequence ATGACGGCATTGGTATTTGCAAGCATGACGGGCGTCTTCTTCGGGCTGACGCTCTCGTTCCTCTCCCTGTTCCTGATCCTGTTGGTCCTGGTTCAACGTGGCAAGGGGGGCGGTTTGACAGGTGCTTTGGGTGGTCCCGGTGGCCAAAGTGCGTTTGGCACCAAAGCGGGTGACATGTTCACCAAGATCACCTCGGTTGTTGCCTTGGTGTGGATTTTCCTGTGCGGTGCAAGTGTCTTCGTGATGGGTAACGCCCGCCCGATGGTCGATAACGCAGCGGTTGTCGAAAGCCCTTCGTTGGAAGGCCTTGATGTCGCTGGCGAAGCGGTTGAGGTCGAAGAAGTCGACGCGATCGCCCTGCCTGGTGACGCGGAAGAGGAAGCGGTCGCCGCACCCGCCGACAGCGAAGAGCCCGCCATGACCGAAGCACCGGCTGTCGAGGCTCCTAAGACCGAAGAGCCTAAGGCGGACGAACCTAAGCCCGAAGCTCCAAAAGCCGAAGAGACCAAAGAAGAAGCTCCAAAGACGGACGAGCCGAAGGCTGAAGAAGCCAATGAAGAGGCTCCCAAGGCCGACGAGCCGAAGGTAGAAGAACCTAAGGAAGAAGCTCCGAAGGCAGAAGAGCCCAAGGCGGACGCTCCCGAGAGCGAAGAATCTGCGAAATAA
- a CDS encoding YicC/YloC family endoribonuclease, translating to MLQSMTGQGQAQSTGDLGTVSVEIRSVNNRGLKLSARLGDQMSRLEPLVDAVVRQHLTRGSVNLNVRWQRAGLASAYRINPTALTAYYRSVSELQASLGETAAIDLSHLASLPGVIQEADDQAIDRDAMWSLLQPVLVSALEDLNQMRATEGASMLVSLQADLAEIAKHLAEICRLAPRIVDNYRDRLETRIGELLRERGLEIAKVDLLKEVQLFADRTDISEEITRLQSHLQMFNETVASEQASGRRLDFVIQEMFRETNTIGSKANDAEIAMHVVDMKCAIERMRELIQNIE from the coding sequence ATGCTCCAAAGTATGACCGGCCAGGGACAAGCTCAATCGACGGGCGATCTGGGGACCGTGAGCGTGGAGATCCGATCGGTCAACAACCGGGGGCTCAAGTTGTCGGCGCGGCTGGGGGACCAGATGAGTCGGTTGGAGCCGCTGGTCGATGCCGTCGTGCGTCAGCATCTGACTCGAGGTTCGGTGAATCTAAACGTCCGCTGGCAGCGGGCCGGATTGGCATCAGCTTATCGCATCAATCCGACCGCCCTGACGGCCTACTACCGCAGCGTTTCGGAGCTGCAGGCAAGTCTGGGGGAGACGGCGGCGATCGACCTGAGCCACCTCGCTTCGCTGCCTGGAGTGATTCAAGAGGCGGACGACCAAGCGATCGATCGCGACGCGATGTGGTCGCTATTGCAACCGGTGCTCGTTTCGGCGCTCGAAGATCTGAATCAGATGCGAGCGACCGAAGGGGCTTCGATGCTGGTCAGCCTGCAAGCCGATCTGGCTGAAATCGCGAAACACCTGGCGGAGATCTGTCGTCTGGCCCCGCGAATCGTTGACAATTATCGCGATCGGCTGGAAACGCGGATCGGCGAATTATTGCGGGAACGTGGCCTTGAGATCGCCAAAGTCGATCTACTGAAAGAGGTTCAGTTGTTCGCCGACCGGACCGATATCAGCGAAGAGATCACGCGGCTGCAAAGCCATCTGCAAATGTTTAATGAAACCGTAGCCAGTGAACAGGCCAGCGGCCGGCGACTCGATTTTGTGATTCAAGAAATGTTCCGCGAGACCAACACGATCGGATCGAAGGCTAACGATGCAGAAATCGCAATGCATGTGGTCGACATGAAATGTGCGATCGAACGGATGCGCGAACTGATTCAAAACATCGAATAA
- the gmk gene encoding guanylate kinase has protein sequence MKTTTEGRLIIISGPSGAGKSTVVKSLIQQCPLPLVLSVSATTRPPRPNERDGREYYFLTTPQFDELRKDGQFLECEEVFGRGHWYGTLRPQVTTGLKQGQWVILEIDVHGAMRVLEDKELQPITIFLHPGGIEELEQRLRARGTESEEAITRRLEVSVGELALMHRYRHEVINDTVDRATSEICEILKSYQERNACSKS, from the coding sequence ATGAAAACGACGACTGAAGGTCGCTTAATCATCATTTCCGGCCCCAGCGGTGCGGGGAAATCAACGGTCGTGAAATCGTTGATCCAGCAGTGCCCGTTGCCATTGGTGTTGAGCGTGTCGGCGACCACGAGGCCACCGCGGCCCAACGAACGGGACGGGCGGGAGTACTATTTCCTGACGACGCCGCAATTTGATGAACTCCGCAAAGACGGCCAATTCTTGGAGTGCGAGGAGGTGTTCGGCCGGGGGCATTGGTACGGAACGCTGCGTCCTCAAGTCACCACTGGCTTAAAACAGGGTCAGTGGGTTATCTTAGAGATCGATGTTCACGGCGCGATGCGCGTGCTGGAGGACAAAGAACTGCAACCGATCACGATCTTTTTGCATCCCGGCGGGATCGAGGAATTGGAACAACGGCTTCGCGCCCGAGGCACCGAGTCGGAAGAAGCGATCACGCGACGCTTGGAAGTTTCCGTGGGCGAATTAGCCTTGATGCATCGTTATCGACACGAAGTGATCAATGACACGGTGGACCGTGCGACATCTGAAATCTGTGAAATACTGAAATCCTACCAGGAGCGGAACGCATGCTCGAAGAGCTGA
- a CDS encoding DNA-directed RNA polymerase subunit omega, whose amino-acid sequence MLEELKEEEIVNKVGGRFKLSTLIQKRLVQLNQGSRALVNVGTHDRMQIVLQEIVQDKIYLNTSNEVMSVDDMNIVPEGPDLDVGDL is encoded by the coding sequence ATGCTCGAAGAGCTGAAAGAAGAAGAGATCGTCAACAAGGTTGGCGGTCGATTCAAGCTATCTACGTTGATTCAGAAGCGATTGGTGCAATTGAACCAAGGCAGTCGCGCGCTGGTGAATGTCGGCACCCACGATCGTATGCAGATCGTTTTGCAAGAAATCGTGCAGGACAAGATCTACCTGAATACATCGAACGAAGTCATGTCGGTCGACGACATGAACATCGTCCCTGAAGGTCCCGATTTGGACGTCGGCGACCTGTAA
- a CDS encoding methyltransferase — MPHNALRFPATDPTPIFEHFRGNQGSDLLTAAVAHFDLFASLDRTPCSLDDLAQRLSLAPRPTHVLVTALRAMGLLREIDGRLQLTELAREHLVPGSDFDCGDYLGLAAQSPSVLQMVQLLKTNRPLGSDASDGGAAFIYRDGIASAMEATDTARHFTLALAGRAKNVAPALAEVAGLADATHLLDIGGGTGIYAFALLQKHPPLQATLFDRPEVLRVAQEMSERYGVTNRCQFMDGDMFADPLPVDADTILLSNVLHDWDLPECQALIERCAEALPSGGRLMIHDVFLNDALDGPLPIALYSASLFSFTEGRAYSAAEYRDWLETAGLECYEPIRPTGVHCGLMTAIKPT, encoded by the coding sequence GTGCCCCACAACGCCCTCCGCTTCCCTGCAACCGACCCGACGCCGATTTTCGAACACTTCCGTGGTAATCAAGGATCGGATCTGTTGACCGCAGCGGTGGCACATTTCGACCTGTTCGCAAGCCTTGATCGAACTCCCTGTTCCCTGGACGACCTGGCGCAGCGACTTTCGCTGGCCCCTCGACCTACCCACGTGTTGGTCACGGCCCTACGGGCGATGGGATTGCTACGAGAGATCGACGGGCGACTGCAGTTAACCGAACTGGCCCGCGAGCACCTGGTGCCGGGTAGCGATTTCGATTGCGGCGATTACCTGGGCTTGGCCGCGCAAAGTCCATCGGTTCTGCAAATGGTCCAGCTGTTGAAAACGAATCGGCCGCTGGGATCCGATGCCAGCGATGGTGGCGCGGCATTCATCTACCGCGATGGAATCGCATCGGCGATGGAAGCCACCGACACCGCGAGGCACTTCACTTTGGCCCTCGCCGGACGAGCAAAAAATGTCGCCCCTGCGCTCGCGGAAGTCGCCGGCTTGGCGGACGCAACGCATCTACTGGATATCGGCGGCGGGACCGGAATCTATGCGTTCGCGCTGCTGCAAAAGCATCCCCCGCTGCAGGCGACGCTTTTCGATCGCCCCGAAGTCCTCAGAGTCGCCCAGGAAATGTCGGAACGTTACGGTGTAACGAATCGTTGCCAATTTATGGATGGCGACATGTTCGCCGATCCGTTGCCCGTCGATGCCGACACAATCTTGCTATCAAACGTCCTGCACGACTGGGATCTTCCCGAGTGCCAAGCGCTGATCGAACGCTGCGCCGAAGCGCTTCCTTCAGGTGGACGGTTGATGATCCATGATGTCTTTTTGAACGATGCTCTCGACGGACCATTGCCGATCGCGCTGTATTCGGCATCGCTGTTTTCATTCACCGAAGGCCGCGCCTATAGTGCCGCGGAATATCGCGACTGGCTGGAAACCGCCGGATTGGAATGCTACGAACCGATTCGTCCCACCGGCGTTCACTGCGGTCTAATGACAGCAATCAAGCCGACGTAA
- a CDS encoding RraA family protein, with the protein MKRTFAQLRETLYSAVVADACDQFGLRNQSIQHELPPQTTNGVMVGRCRTSSWEDIFSEDPSPYELELQLVDSCQADDVVISAAAGSMRSGIWGELLSTAASNRGCVGVIVDGAVRDVKKMRAMEFPVFAAGRSVYDSCHRQRVTAFDEPVEIGGVTICSGDFVIADEDGIVIVPAARSEEILAAAWEKVNAENVTRDAIKEGMGAVDAYQKYGVL; encoded by the coding sequence ATGAAACGGACCTTTGCGCAATTGCGCGAGACCTTGTATAGCGCTGTTGTCGCCGACGCTTGCGACCAATTTGGACTGCGAAATCAAAGCATCCAACACGAACTGCCGCCGCAAACCACCAACGGGGTGATGGTCGGTCGCTGCCGAACCAGCTCCTGGGAAGACATTTTCAGCGAAGATCCCTCGCCGTACGAGTTGGAACTGCAATTGGTGGACAGCTGCCAAGCCGATGACGTTGTGATCTCGGCCGCTGCCGGTTCGATGCGTTCGGGGATCTGGGGCGAGCTGTTGTCGACGGCTGCTTCGAACCGCGGCTGCGTCGGCGTGATCGTCGACGGTGCGGTTCGCGACGTCAAGAAAATGCGGGCGATGGAGTTTCCGGTCTTTGCTGCCGGGCGATCGGTTTACGACAGTTGCCATCGGCAACGAGTGACCGCATTCGATGAGCCCGTGGAGATCGGCGGCGTGACGATTTGTAGCGGCGATTTTGTGATCGCCGATGAGGATGGGATCGTGATCGTTCCGGCGGCGCGCAGCGAAGAGATCCTGGCGGCAGCCTGGGAAAAAGTGAACGCCGAAAACGTCACTCGCGATGCAATTAAAGAAGGCATGGGAGCTGTCGACGCCTATCAGAAATACGGCGTCTTGTAG
- the glyA gene encoding serine hydroxymethyltransferase, with translation MNILEQQDPAIWQAIENEAERQRDGLEMIASENYTSRAVMEAAGSVLTNKYAEGYPGRRYYGGCEFADVVERLAIQRATDLFGAEAANVQPHSGSQANTAVYLTVLEPGDKVLGLDLAQGGHLTHGMKLNISGKLYDFHSYGVDREHHRLDFDQIAKLARELKPKMIVAGASAYPREIPHDKFAEIANEVGAKLMVDMAHYAGLVAAKIHNNPVPVADYVTTTTHKTLRGPRSGLILCKQDDLKDINRSVFPGIQGGPLMHIVAAKAVCFAEAASPDFRAYGQQVVDNAKVLAETLIAGGLTLVSGGTDNHLCLVDVTAFGIGGKLAEAALEKCGITVNMNMIPFDTRKPMDPSGIRIGTPALTTRGMKVEQMRTIGNWIIQALKSHDDETALASIRGQVSELCQGFPVPADATAPSATA, from the coding sequence ATGAATATCCTGGAACAACAAGACCCAGCAATTTGGCAAGCCATCGAGAACGAAGCCGAACGGCAACGCGATGGTTTGGAAATGATCGCCAGCGAGAACTATACCAGCCGCGCCGTAATGGAGGCGGCTGGCAGTGTTTTGACCAATAAATATGCCGAAGGCTATCCAGGCCGTCGCTATTACGGCGGTTGCGAATTTGCAGATGTCGTCGAACGCTTGGCGATCCAACGGGCGACCGATTTGTTTGGCGCCGAAGCGGCCAACGTGCAACCACACAGCGGTTCGCAAGCCAATACCGCAGTGTATCTGACGGTTCTGGAACCGGGCGACAAGGTGCTGGGCTTGGACCTGGCGCAAGGTGGTCACCTGACGCACGGCATGAAATTGAACATCAGCGGCAAGTTGTACGATTTCCACAGCTACGGCGTCGACCGCGAACACCATCGCTTGGACTTCGACCAGATCGCCAAGCTGGCTCGCGAATTGAAGCCGAAGATGATCGTCGCCGGTGCAAGCGCCTACCCTCGCGAAATTCCGCACGACAAGTTTGCCGAGATCGCAAACGAAGTCGGTGCCAAGTTGATGGTCGACATGGCGCACTACGCCGGTTTGGTCGCTGCCAAGATCCACAACAATCCGGTTCCGGTAGCGGATTACGTCACCACCACCACGCACAAGACACTGCGTGGTCCGCGAAGCGGATTGATCCTCTGCAAACAGGACGATCTCAAAGACATCAACCGTAGCGTCTTCCCTGGCATCCAAGGGGGCCCGTTGATGCACATCGTCGCCGCCAAGGCGGTCTGTTTCGCAGAAGCCGCCTCGCCAGATTTCCGAGCCTACGGCCAACAAGTCGTCGACAATGCTAAAGTCTTGGCCGAAACATTGATCGCCGGCGGGCTGACGCTGGTCAGCGGTGGCACCGACAACCATCTGTGCCTGGTCGACGTGACCGCTTTTGGAATCGGTGGCAAGCTGGCCGAAGCCGCTTTGGAGAAATGTGGAATCACCGTTAACATGAACATGATTCCGTTCGACACGCGGAAGCCGATGGATCCATCGGGTATTCGCATCGGCACTCCGGCGCTGACCACGCGTGGGATGAAGGTCGAACAGATGCGGACGATCGGCAACTGGATCATCCAGGCGCTCAAGTCGCACGACGACGAAACGGCGTTGGCATCGATTCGTGGCCAGGTGAGCGAGTTGTGCCAGGGCTTTCCCGTGCCAGCCGATGCAACCGCCCCGTCGGCCACCGCTTAG
- a CDS encoding response regulator codes for MPADRILIADDNEANRELLDAYLANVDCEIEHAVDGADCMAKVASFVPDLILLDVMMPKLSGFEVCKKIKQDPATQQIIVLMVTALNELGDIERAVESGTDDFLTKPVNKFQLLKRVENMLKLKGTRDELERLRAYIREMEEQSEPHG; via the coding sequence ATGCCTGCGGATCGGATCCTAATCGCCGATGATAACGAAGCCAACCGCGAACTGTTGGATGCCTATCTGGCAAATGTCGATTGCGAGATCGAACACGCCGTCGACGGTGCCGATTGCATGGCCAAGGTCGCCTCGTTCGTTCCCGACTTGATTCTGTTGGACGTGATGATGCCCAAGTTGAGCGGGTTTGAGGTCTGTAAAAAGATCAAACAAGATCCCGCAACGCAACAGATCATCGTGCTGATGGTCACCGCTTTGAACGAGCTGGGCGATATCGAACGGGCTGTCGAATCGGGGACCGACGACTTCCTGACCAAACCGGTCAACAAGTTTCAGCTGCTCAAACGCGTTGAAAACATGCTGAAGTTGAAAGGAACACGCGACGAACTGGAACGCTTGCGGGCCTACATTCGCGAGATGGAAGAGCAGTCCGAACCGCACGGCTAA
- the rpoN gene encoding RNA polymerase factor sigma-54 — MRISMGFEQRQQQVQKLAPRMIQSMEILQLPLLALQERVEQEMNENPLLEIQDDDPQLPDDPEDSYENPDAPSESERELVVDNDHDNQDDFERLLNMKNELPNTFDEPFRKSSNQMQEDGDRRHDLMANAEAHPESLNDFLLHQLAELDIDTDVELMAERIISTLDARDGGYLRTPLSDLLPSNHTPEDLELAKRALEVVQSLEPTGVAARDLSECLLLQLSSDLPYYEEMKTLITGHLEDIAGNRLPAIQRKTGYSLDKIQKVKDELHSLNPKPGAAFMETYVPTVTPDVIVEQDEDGLYKVRLDDDRVPTLFISEYYRQRLQDPSATAEEREYIKQKINGAQWLIDSIEQRRSTLTKVSQAIVDHQKAFLDLGPEAIEPLKMQQIADRVGVHVTTVSRAVDDKWIQTARGILPLKRFFVGGTQTEDGDDVAWDTIRIKLQEVIDNEDKSKPLSDEDIVKELKKHGMTVARRTVTKYRKKMGIPSSRQRRDWMLENK, encoded by the coding sequence ATGCGTATCTCAATGGGCTTTGAACAGCGTCAACAACAAGTTCAAAAGCTGGCACCGCGGATGATCCAGTCGATGGAGATCTTGCAGCTGCCGTTGCTCGCGCTGCAGGAGCGTGTCGAGCAGGAGATGAACGAAAATCCCTTGCTGGAAATCCAGGACGACGATCCCCAGCTGCCCGATGATCCCGAGGATTCGTACGAAAACCCCGACGCACCCAGCGAATCGGAGCGGGAGCTGGTTGTCGACAACGACCATGACAACCAAGACGATTTCGAACGCTTGTTGAACATGAAAAACGAGCTGCCGAATACGTTTGACGAGCCGTTTCGAAAATCGTCGAACCAGATGCAGGAGGATGGCGACCGGCGGCACGACCTGATGGCCAATGCGGAGGCCCACCCCGAATCGCTGAACGATTTCCTGCTGCACCAACTGGCCGAACTGGATATCGATACCGATGTGGAATTGATGGCCGAGCGGATCATCAGCACGCTGGACGCCCGCGACGGCGGCTACTTGCGGACTCCGCTGAGTGATTTACTGCCATCGAACCACACGCCCGAAGATCTGGAATTGGCGAAGCGTGCGTTGGAGGTGGTCCAGTCGCTGGAACCAACGGGAGTCGCTGCCCGCGACCTCTCGGAATGCTTGCTCCTGCAACTCTCCTCCGACCTCCCGTACTACGAGGAAATGAAGACGCTGATCACCGGTCACCTGGAAGATATCGCCGGCAACCGGCTGCCGGCGATTCAGCGTAAAACCGGCTACTCGCTGGACAAAATCCAAAAGGTCAAAGACGAACTCCATTCGCTCAACCCCAAGCCCGGGGCAGCGTTCATGGAAACCTACGTCCCCACGGTGACTCCCGACGTAATCGTCGAACAAGACGAGGACGGACTGTACAAAGTTCGCCTGGATGACGATCGCGTTCCGACGCTATTCATCAGCGAATACTACCGCCAACGACTCCAAGATCCTTCGGCGACAGCCGAGGAACGCGAGTACATCAAACAAAAAATCAACGGCGCCCAATGGTTGATCGATTCGATCGAGCAGCGGCGCAGCACGCTGACCAAGGTTTCTCAAGCGATCGTCGATCACCAGAAAGCCTTCCTCGACCTCGGTCCCGAAGCGATCGAACCGCTGAAGATGCAACAGATCGCCGATCGTGTTGGCGTGCACGTAACCACGGTCAGCCGAGCGGTCGACGATAAATGGATCCAGACCGCGCGCGGCATCCTTCCGCTGAAGCGCTTCTTCGTCGGTGGCACGCAAACCGAAGACGGCGATGATGTCGCTTGGGATACGATCCGCATCAAGCTGCAAGAAGTGATCGACAACGAAGATAAGAGCAAACCGTTGAGCGACGAAGATATCGTCAAAGAACTGAAGAAACACGGCATGACCGTCGCGCGTCGAACCGTCACCAAGTATCGCAAGAAAATGGGAATCCCCAGCAGCCGCCAACGACGCGATTGGATGCTGGAGAATAAATAG
- the recR gene encoding recombination mediator RecR codes for MAELTHSVADMIDHLGRLPGIGRKSAERLAYHLLRVPKTEALALADSIRSVRENVRYCEQCFNLSEGPRCLICSDPRRDSTRLCIVEQPRDLISLEQSGMFQGLYHVLLGRIAPLDGIGPDQLTIDPLVDRVRLGAFTEVIMATNPTVEGDGTSLYISNLLQEYPVEITRLARGITAGSVLEFTNKEILADALNGRQKL; via the coding sequence ATGGCCGAACTGACTCATTCCGTCGCGGACATGATCGACCATTTGGGTCGGCTGCCTGGGATTGGCCGCAAGAGTGCCGAACGACTTGCCTACCATCTGCTCCGCGTTCCGAAAACCGAAGCGTTGGCGCTGGCCGATTCGATTCGTTCGGTTCGCGAAAACGTTCGCTACTGCGAGCAGTGCTTTAATCTTTCCGAAGGTCCTCGTTGCCTGATTTGTTCCGACCCCCGCCGCGATTCGACGCGGCTGTGCATCGTCGAACAACCGCGCGACCTGATCTCCTTGGAACAATCCGGAATGTTCCAAGGTTTGTATCACGTGCTGCTAGGTCGCATCGCGCCGCTGGACGGCATCGGCCCCGACCAATTGACGATTGACCCGCTGGTCGATCGCGTTCGATTGGGGGCGTTCACCGAGGTGATCATGGCGACCAATCCAACCGTCGAAGGAGATGGAACAAGCCTGTACATCTCGAACCTATTGCAGGAATATCCGGTGGAAATAACGCGATTAGCGCGGGGGATCACTGCCGGCAGCGTGCTAGAATTCACGAACAAAGAAATCCTTGCTGATGCCTTAAATGGTCGGCAAAAGCTGTGA
- a CDS encoding YbaB/EbfC family nucleoid-associated protein translates to MFKGLSDIASLMQQAQKLPAKMEELNRQLQSQHVSGSAGGGMVTVEMNGTGEVTAVRIEQQLFDQSDRELIEDLLPAAINEANSKAKQLQAESMQGLTGGINLPGMEAALSKFTGGGGGAS, encoded by the coding sequence ATGTTCAAAGGACTGTCAGACATCGCATCGTTGATGCAGCAGGCACAGAAATTGCCAGCCAAAATGGAAGAACTCAATCGCCAACTGCAATCGCAGCATGTCAGCGGATCGGCTGGCGGCGGGATGGTAACGGTCGAGATGAACGGAACCGGAGAGGTCACAGCCGTCCGGATCGAACAACAACTGTTTGATCAATCCGATCGCGAACTGATCGAAGACTTGTTGCCCGCAGCGATCAACGAAGCCAACAGCAAGGCGAAACAATTGCAAGCCGAATCGATGCAGGGACTCACTGGCGGGATCAACCTACCCGGCATGGAAGCGGCCCTGTCAAAGTTCACCGGCGGCGGTGGCGGAGCCAGCTAA